In one Lolium rigidum isolate FL_2022 chromosome 3, APGP_CSIRO_Lrig_0.1, whole genome shotgun sequence genomic region, the following are encoded:
- the LOC124695905 gene encoding IQ domain-containing protein IQM2-like translates to MGLSISYPPDDYLPEDDEDSDRLFVRSFSLDILSSLDSPESSPEYLDAVSSREHTLKGSLNARRKECHPLHVETTISVVSPKPERDCSNHKHGYGIPKYGNTDYLSPNSPVVAMVSPQHQDAALRVQKVYKSFRTRRQLADCAVLVEQRWWKVLDFALLKRSSVSFFEVEKPETALSRWSRARIRAAKVGKGLSKDEKAQKLALQHWLEAIDPRHRYGHNLHYYYQSWLRCDSQQPFFYWLDIGEGKEVNLENHCPRWKLLQQCIRYLGPKEREFYEVIIENKKMMYKLSRKIVDTSDGPKDAKWIFVLSTTKDLYIGSKNKGTFQHSSFLAGGATSAAGRLVVAEGILKAVWPHSGHYRPTEANFREFMKYLRKRDVDLTNVKLSPSEGEEDEWPRQRGSLTQPDLTPETSKPEKQQDTQPPRADKKKKVKIAPTTPPTTSGGETGVGSPGMKRSSSGTRLQRKRPPRLTVSKDRLGKGAAEQDAGAFGDCLDFCKENLFRSLGAEGEEVVAVAEEKIMHRINSKMVQRSYQLGQQLSLRWTTGAGPRIGCVRDYPPELQFRSLEQVSLSPRGGAGPPRLGQKSPCAPPLASSPLGAAGIPAAPPLLQHGAA, encoded by the exons ATGGGTCTGTCGATCTCATACCCACCAGATGACTACCTTCCAGAGGATGACGAGGACTCGGATAGGCTATTTGTCCGGTCCTTCAGCTTGGACATTCTCAGCAGTCTCGACAGCCCTGAATCGTCACCAGAATATCTCGATGCCGTGAGCTCTAGGGAGCATACGTTAAAAGGGTCCTTAAATGCTAGGAGAAAAGAGTGTCACCCATTACATGTCGAAACCACAATATCCGTGGTGAGTCCTAAACCAGAGAGAGACTGTTCTAACCATAAGCACGGTTATGGCATTCCAAAATATGGGAACACAGATTACCTGTCACCAAATTCTCCGGTGGTCGCTATGGTTAGCCCACAGCACCAGGATGCAGCACTAAGGGTGCAGAAGGTATACAAGAGCTTCAGGACAAGACGGCAGCTTGCTGATTGCGCTGTTCTTGTCGAACAACGGTG GTGGAAAGTGCTAGATTTCGCATTGCTCAAGCGCAGTTCAGTGTCATTCTTCGAGGTAGAGAAGCCGGAGACTGCCCTATCAAGATGGTCTCGTGCTAGAATAAGAGCTGCCAAG GTAGGGAAAGGTTTGTCGAAGGATGAAAAGGCTCAGAAACTCGCACTTCAGCACTGGCTAGAAGCA ATTGACCCTCGACACCGGTATGGCCACAACCTCCACTACTATTACCAAAGCTGGCTTCGCTGTGACAGCCAACAACCTTTCTTCTACTG GTTGGATATAGGTGAAGGAAAGGAGGTTAATCTTGAGAACCACTGCCCAAGATGGAAGCTGCTGCAGCAATGCATCAGGTATCTTGGCCCA AAAGAGAGGGAGTTCTACGAGGTAATAATCGAGAATAAGAAGATGATGTACAAGCTGAGCCGCAAGATTGTCGACACCTCCGACGGCCCAAAAGATGCAAAATGGATCTTTGTGTTGAGCACGACGAAAGATTTGTACATAGGCTCG AAGAACAAAGGCACATTTCAGCACTCCAGCTTCCTTGCCGGTGGAGCCACATCTGCCGCCGGGAGACTAGTCGTGGCCGAGGGAATCCTAAAG GCTGTCTGGCCTCATAGCGGGCACTACAGGCCCACGGAGGCGAACTTCCGGGAGTTCATGAAGTATCTCAGGAAGAGGGACGTCGATCTCACCAATGTGAAG TTGAGCCCGTCAGAAGGCGAGGAGGACGAGTGGCCCAGGCAGAGGGGTAGCCTCACCCAGCCAGACCTAACACCGGAGACCAGCAAGCCAGAGAAGCAGCAGGACACCCAGCCCCCTCGCGCCGACAAGAAGAAGAAAGTCAAAATCGCTCCGACCACGCCACCTACCACCAGCGGCGGCGAGACGGGCGTTGGCTCGCCGGGGATGAAGAGATCCTCGTCGGGCACCCGGCTGCAGCGGAAGCGGCCGCCGAGGCTGACCGTGAGCAAGGACCGGCTGGGAAAGGGCGCGGCGGAGCAGGACGCCGGCGCGTTCGGGGACTGCCTGGACTTCTGCAAGGAGAACCTGTTCAGGAGCCTCGGCGCCGAGGGCGAGGAGGTTGTGGCTGTGGCGGAGGAGAAGATCATGCACAGGATCAACTCCAAGATGGTGCAGAGATCGTACCAGCTCGGGCAGCAGCTGTCGCTCCGGTGGACCACGGGCGCGGGGCCCCGGATCGGGTGCGTTCGCGACTACCCGCCGGAGCTGCAGTTCCGGTCGCTGGAGCAGGTCAGCCTGTCCCCGCGCGGCGGTGCCGGACCGCCCAGGTTGGGGCAGAAGAGCCCGTGCGCGCCGCCCCTCGCGTCGTCGCCCCTCGGCGCGGCCGGGATCCCCGCGGCGCCGCCGCTTCTGCAGCACGGCGCGGCGTAG